A genomic region of Pseudoxanthomonas suwonensis contains the following coding sequences:
- a CDS encoding NrdJb: MAVKIDKKIKGYAVVTPEDKAREAAPPVVAAPVDRATVEAEAAKDNIIHMHERIERPEVLIGSTYKIKSPMVEHAMYVTINDIVLNAGTEHELRRPFEVFINSKSMDHFQWIVGLTRIMSAVFRKGGDVTFLVEEMKAVFDPRGGYFKAGGVYMPSLVAEIGAVVEEHMKSIGLIHDPEMSAHQRALIAEKRKQFEERSKKNSDVSAAPSAGTQEDIAVTGDGTSFPPSATMCHKCSTKALVIMDGCATCLNCGYSKCG, encoded by the coding sequence ATGGCCGTCAAGATCGACAAGAAAATCAAGGGATACGCCGTGGTCACCCCCGAGGACAAGGCGCGCGAAGCGGCGCCACCGGTGGTCGCCGCGCCGGTCGATCGGGCCACGGTGGAAGCCGAGGCGGCCAAGGACAACATCATCCACATGCACGAGCGCATCGAGCGCCCGGAAGTCCTGATCGGCAGCACCTACAAGATCAAGTCGCCGATGGTCGAGCACGCCATGTACGTGACCATCAACGACATCGTCCTCAACGCCGGCACCGAGCACGAGCTGCGCCGCCCGTTCGAGGTCTTCATCAACTCCAAGTCGATGGATCACTTCCAGTGGATCGTCGGCCTGACCCGGATCATGTCCGCCGTGTTCCGCAAGGGCGGCGACGTGACCTTCCTGGTGGAGGAGATGAAGGCCGTGTTCGACCCGCGCGGCGGCTACTTCAAGGCCGGCGGTGTGTACATGCCCTCGCTGGTGGCCGAGATCGGCGCCGTGGTCGAGGAACACATGAAGTCGATCGGCCTGATCCACGACCCGGAGATGAGCGCCCACCAGCGCGCCCTGATCGCCGAGAAGCGCAAGCAGTTCGAGGAGCGCTCAAAAAAAAACAGTGACGTGAGCGCGGCGCCGTCCGCCGGCACCCAGGAGGACATCGCGGTGACCGGCGACGGCACCAGCTTCCCGCCCAGCGCGACCATGTGCCACAAGTGCAGCACCAAGGCGCTGGTGATCATGGATGGGTGCGCGACTTGTTTGAATTGCGGGTATAGCAAGTGCGGCTGA